The following are from one region of the Salminus brasiliensis chromosome 14, fSalBra1.hap2, whole genome shotgun sequence genome:
- the uts2a gene encoding urotensin 2, alpha: MISSMLLSWALLLLSISPLLAHPISDPADMPYSGPDSMEEAGTEELSVSDVSSLLQRAAALGYSPLLSREGLKLNGLLPKEASKMVLLENPSHLTSLGHLLGIKRPYRKRANGADCFWKYCV, translated from the exons ATGATCAGTAGCATGCTCCTCTCTTGGGCTCTTCTCCTGCTCTCCATTAGCCCACTGTTGGCACATCCCATTTCAGACCCAGCAGACATGCCTTACTCTGGACCAG ATTCAATGGAGGAGGCCGGAACAGAGGAGCTCTCCGTGTCGGATGTAAGTAGCCTCCTCCAGAGGGCGGCAGCTTTGGGTTATTCCCCATTGCTCTCCAGAGAGG GTCTCAAACTGAACGGGCTGCTACCTAAAGAAGCTTCAAAAATG GTTCTGCTGGAAAATCCAAGCCATCTAACCTCCCTTGGTCATCTGCTCGGCATTAAGCGGCCATACAGGAAAAGGGCCAATGGAGCCGACTGCTTCTGGAAGTACTGTGTTTAA